The DNA region CCGCTTCCCGACCTCGTCGAACGACTGCCGGACCGTGGTGAGCGGCGGCCAGAAGTGGGCGGCCTCGTCCATGTCGTCGAAGCCGACGACGCTCACCTCGCCCGGAACGGACCGGCCCTTCTCATGGAGCGCTCGCAGCAGCCCGAGCGCCATCTGGTCGTTGGCGACGAAGACGGCGGTGACCGTGGGATCGCCCGCCAGCCGGACGCCGTGTTCGTACCCGGAGCGCGAAGACCAGTCGCCGGTGAGCGGCGGCGGCACCTCCCGCCCCGCGTCTTCGAGCGTCTCCTGCCACGATTTCCGGCGGCGTTCGGCCGCGTAGGACTCGGGCGGCCCGGCCACGTGCCAGACGGTCTCGTGGCCGAGGTCGAGGAGATGCCTGGTCGCGGCGATGGCGCCGGAGGCCTGGTCGAAGTCGACCACGGGATGGTCGCGCCGCCCGCCCGCGTCGATGACGACGACCGGGAGCCCGTGGGGCAGTTCGATCTCGCTCTGGTCCAGTTCGTGTTGCTCGATCAGGATGATGACGCCGTCGACGGCCTGTTCGTCCAGCCTGCTGAAGGCCCCCGACACCTCGCCTTGGGACGGCCTGGACACCGGCATGAGGACGATCGAGAACCCTTCGCGGGCCGCGGCGGAGGCGACGGCGTCGAGGGTCCGGCTGTTGCCGAACGTCGAGAGCGCGGAGATGATCACGCCGATACTGCGGAAGCGGCCGTTGCGCAGCGCGCGGGCGGCGCTGTTGGGCCGGTAGCCCACCCGGCGCATGGCGGCGAGCACTCGCTCGCGCGTCGCCTCGTCGACGTTCGACCTGCCGTTCGCGACGCGGGAGACGGTCTGGCCGGACACGCCGGCTTCCCTGGCGACGTCGGCCATCGAGGGCCCGCGGCCGCTTCTGGATATGTTCACGTCAACACGATAGCCTCCGCCGGTCTGATGTTGACGTAAACATCTCGCGAGCCGTGCCTTTCGCTCGGAGAATCCGGAGGGACGATGACGTCCACAGCGGTCGCGCCCACGCCGGCGCCGCCCCGCCGTGCGGCCACCGCGCGCCGCGCCCGCCGCGACTGGCGAGGCTGGCTCTTCGTCGCCCCGTTCATGCTGGTGTTCGCGCTGACTTTCCTGGCCCCGATCGGCTACGCGTTCGTCCTGAGCCTGTTCCGCGAACAGGCCTTCTTCGGGGGCACGACGTTCGTCGGGGTGGACAACTACGCGCAGGTGCTCGCCGACCCGAAGTTCTGGGACTCCTTCCAGCGGGTGCTGGTGTTCCTCGCCGTGCAGGTGCCGATCATGCTGGTGCTCGCGCTGATCGCGGCGCTGGCGATCGACAGCGCCAGGCTGCACGCCGCCGGCTTCTTCCGGGTCGTGATCTTCCTGCCCTACGCCGTCCCCGCCGTGGTCGCCGCGCTGATGTGGGGCTTCCTCTACGGCGACCACTTCGGGCTGGCCGCCGACCTGAACCACCTGCTCGGTCGCGACGTGGTGAAACCGTTGTCGGACAACTGGATGCTCGCTTCCATCGGCAACGTCGTCACCTGGGAGTTCGCCGGGTACAACATGCTCATCTTCTATTCCGCGCTGAAGGTGATCCCCAAGGAACAGTTCGAGGCCGCGGCGATCGACGGCGCCGGCGCCTTCCGCACCATCCTGAGCGTGAAGCTGCCCGCCCTGCGCGGGGCGATCGTCATCGCCACGATCTTCTCGATCATCGGCAGTTTCCAGCTGTTCAACGAGCCGAACATCATGCGCACCCTGGCGCCCAACGTGATCGGCACCTTCTACACGCCGAACATGTACGCCTACAACCTTTCCTTCGGCGCACAGCAGTACAACTACTCCGCCACCGTGGCGATCGTGATGGGTGTCATCACCGCGATCATCGCCTATGTCGTGCAGCTGCGCGGATCCCGGAAGGGGATGTGATGGCGACGTTCTCGGTGACCCGGCCACGGAAGTCGCGTGTCCTCACCGCCGTCATGGCGCTGTACCTGATCTACACGCTCGTGCCGTTGGTGTGGCTGGTGATCAACGCGACCAAGACACAGCCCGCCCTGTTCACCACGTCGGGGCTGGCGTTCGGCGGGCCGTTCGCGTTGTTCGACAACATCGGCGAGACCTTCACCTACGACAACGGGATCTTCCTGCGCTGGCTGGGGAACACGCTGCTCTACGTCGTCGCGGGCGCCGGGGGAGCGACGATCCTCGCCACCGCGGCCGGGTACGGCCTGGCGAAGTACCGCTTTCCCGGCCGTCGTGCGGTGTTCGCGGTCGTGCTCGGCGCGGTCGCGGTCCCCGGCACGGCGCTCGCGGTGCCGACGTTCCTGATGTTCAGCGAACTCGGCCTCACCAACACGCCGCTGGCGATCATCATCCCGTCGCTCATCAGCCCGTTCGGCCTGTACCTGATCTGGGTGTACGCCTCGGACGCGATCCCCGACGAGCTGCTGGAGGCGGCGCGGATCGACGGCGCGGGGGAGATCCGGATCTTCCTCACCGTGACGCTGCGCCAGCTGGCGCCGGGGATCGTCACGGTGGCCTTGTTCACCGTGGTGTCCACTTGGAACAACTATTTCCTGCCGCTGAT from Amycolatopsis sp. EV170708-02-1 includes:
- a CDS encoding LacI family DNA-binding transcriptional regulator — encoded protein: MADVAREAGVSGQTVSRVANGRSNVDEATRERVLAAMRRVGYRPNSAARALRNGRFRSIGVIISALSTFGNSRTLDAVASAAAREGFSIVLMPVSRPSQGEVSGAFSRLDEQAVDGVIILIEQHELDQSEIELPHGLPVVVIDAGGRRDHPVVDFDQASGAIAATRHLLDLGHETVWHVAGPPESYAAERRRKSWQETLEDAGREVPPPLTGDWSSRSGYEHGVRLAGDPTVTAVFVANDQMALGLLRALHEKGRSVPGEVSVVGFDDMDEAAHFWPPLTTVRQSFDEVGKRAVAALLAGMSEEGAAEAISVPTELVVRSSTAPPARGQG
- a CDS encoding carbohydrate ABC transporter permease; the encoded protein is MTSTAVAPTPAPPRRAATARRARRDWRGWLFVAPFMLVFALTFLAPIGYAFVLSLFREQAFFGGTTFVGVDNYAQVLADPKFWDSFQRVLVFLAVQVPIMLVLALIAALAIDSARLHAAGFFRVVIFLPYAVPAVVAALMWGFLYGDHFGLAADLNHLLGRDVVKPLSDNWMLASIGNVVTWEFAGYNMLIFYSALKVIPKEQFEAAAIDGAGAFRTILSVKLPALRGAIVIATIFSIIGSFQLFNEPNIMRTLAPNVIGTFYTPNMYAYNLSFGAQQYNYSATVAIVMGVITAIIAYVVQLRGSRKGM
- a CDS encoding carbohydrate ABC transporter permease; amino-acid sequence: MATFSVTRPRKSRVLTAVMALYLIYTLVPLVWLVINATKTQPALFTTSGLAFGGPFALFDNIGETFTYDNGIFLRWLGNTLLYVVAGAGGATILATAAGYGLAKYRFPGRRAVFAVVLGAVAVPGTALAVPTFLMFSELGLTNTPLAIIIPSLISPFGLYLIWVYASDAIPDELLEAARIDGAGEIRIFLTVTLRQLAPGIVTVALFTVVSTWNNYFLPLIMLSEPKWYPLTVGLNQWSAQASGAGAQPVYHLVLTGSLLTIVPLVIAFLLMQRYWQSGLSAGSVKQ